Proteins co-encoded in one Papaver somniferum cultivar HN1 chromosome 5, ASM357369v1, whole genome shotgun sequence genomic window:
- the LOC113277695 gene encoding protein terminal ear1-like, whose amino-acid sequence MDGFHGSLDPRAQEFIPRITCQFTLVQPHVYFPYPSSHHVPSTLYFTPPSPPLHAPPPPPQPPLMVLPPPPTTTFSATRSLLISLVPREVNEEVLRGELGVFGEIRGVEMQRLIQEGNVIVHFFDVRHAQSALAELQGKHIQLQSKLTQGQHYQPNNTINPFFVPSPSWVIENKSTSVVHRHVLPHYQPGLIAGRTVWAEFTLPTMITSCLVDGHNQGTIVLFNLVISVSTAQLKAIFQVFGPIKELRETPSKRQQRFIEFFDIRDAAKALHEMNGKEINGQTVVIEFSRPGGTRRRLASMNHSINSFYTRPTNYPQMQHELGKDFDSCIPMNNQRENSGGGGLEVSMSTLRVGGVDKNERNTSAASSSSKKGKKIKDSSAGTTKQQAGNHKRLQPRSSTSRQWKGKQRTSDVKYLIHDDAVVESSSSFIKDARTTVMIKNIPNKYSQKLVLNMLDNHCIRCNEKIFAEGDENQPLSAYDFVYLPIDFNNKCNVGYGFVNLTTPQAAWRLYKAFHLQQWEVFNSRKICEVTYARLQGLAELTEHFNNSKFACDKDDYLPVIFSPPRDGKQLTDPIAVGKAQANSASSDNVPVKHRLQTSPSGKEVMVNNLKGRDDKLEEDDHISGGSHSCTGSLIKNCNSNDDDGRKKNIALMINKEDEVIVYDKKCNTSSNGTKSTTSYCGSSSLVSALPSSSAGKPNGCMSSSVSRQKPKVLSCAQVN is encoded by the exons ATGGATGGTTTTCACGGGAGTTTAGATCCTCGAGCACAAGAATTCATACCAAGAATTACTTGTCAATTTACCCTTGTTCAACCTCATGTGTACTTTCCATACCCTTCTTCTCATCATGTACCATCTACACTGTACTttacaccaccatcaccaccactacATGCACCCCCACCACCACCTCAACCTCCACTTATGGTGTTAccgccaccaccaacaacaactttTTCAGCAACACGTTCACTGTTAATAAGTTTAGTACCAAGGGAAGTTAATGAAGAGGTTTTAAGAGGAGAATTAGGAGTGTTTGGAGAAATAAGAGGAGTTGAAATGCAAAGACTAATACAAGAAGGAAATGTAATCGTTCATTTTTTCGATGTTAGACATGCTCAATCGGCTTTGGCTGAGCTTCAAGGAAAACATATACAACTACAAAGTAAATTAACACAAGGGCAACATTAtcaaccaaacaacacaatcaacccATTCTTCGTACCTTCTCCTTCATGGGTCATAGAGAATAAGAGTACTAGTGTTGTTCATCGTCATGTTCTTCCTCACTATCAACCTGGGCTTATCGCTGGAAGAACAGTTTGGGCAGAATTTACTTTACCAACTATGATTACATCATGTTTAGTAGATGGACATAACCAAGGAACTATAGTGCTTTTCAATTTGGTCATCAGTGTTTCTACTGCTCAGCTTAAAGCAATCTTTCAAGTTTTTG GTCCAATTAAGGAATTGAGGGAGACTCCATCAAAAAGACAACAGAGGTTCATAGAGTTTTTTGACATCAGAGACGCTGCTAAAGCTTTACATGAAATGAATGGTAAAGAAATCAATGGTCAAACCGTTGTAATTGAATTCAGTCGTCCAGGAGGTACTAGAAGAAGGCTAGCATCTATGAATCACTCAATAAACAGTTTTTACACTAGGCCTACGAATTACCCACAAATGCAACATGAGTTGGGTAAAGATTTTGATTCTTGCATTCCTATGAACAACCAGAGAGAAAATTCCGGAGGTGGAGGCTTAGAAGTTTCAATGAGTACATTACGAGTTGGTGGTGTTGACAAGAATGAGAGGAATACTAGTGCTGCTAGTTCATCATCTAAGAAGGGTAAGAAGATTAAAGATAGTAGTGCAGGTACTACCAAACAGCAAGCGGGTAATCATAAGCGATTACAACCAAGAAGTAGTACTAGTAGGCAATGGAAAGGTAAACAGAGGACTTCAGATGTTAAATACTTGATACATGATGATGCTGTAGTAGAATCATCATCAAGTTTCATTAAAGATGCAAGAACTACTGTAATGATCAAGAACATACCAAACAAGTACAG TCAAAAGCTAGTGCTAAACATGTTAGACAACCATTGTATTCGCTGCAATGAGAAGATTTTTGCTGAGGGTGATGAGAATCAGCCGTTGTCTGCTTATGATTTTGTTTATCTTCCGATTGACTTCAA TAACAAATGCAATGTGGGATACGGATTTGTTAACTTGACAACTCCACAAGCAGCATGGAGACTTTATAAAGCTTTCCATTTACAGCAATGGGAAGTTTTTAATTCCAGAAAAATTTGTGAAGTTACTTATGCTCGGTTGCAG GGTTTGGCAGAATTGACGGAACATTTCAATAACTCGAAATTTGCTTGCGACAAGGATGATTATCTACCGGTTATATTCTCTCCACCTCGTGATGGTAAACAACTTACGGATCCAATTGCTGTTGGTAAGGCGCAAGCTAATAGCGCTAGCAGTGACAACGTTCCTGTAAAACATAGGCTTCAAACTAGTCCTAGTGGAAAAGAGGTAATGGTCAACAACTTGAAGGGTCGGGATGATAAACTGGAAGAGGATGATCACATTAGTGGTGGTAGTCATAGCTGCACTGGTAGTCTCATAAAGAACTGCAACAGTAATGATGATGATGGCAGGAAGAAGAATATTGCTCTGATGATTAATAAGGAAGATGAAGTAATTGTGTATGACAAGAAATGTAATACTAGTAGTAATGGCACCAAATCTACCACCAGTTATTGTGGATCATCATCACTGGTATCAGCATTACCGAGTAGTAGCGCTGGGAAACCCAATGGATGCATGTCGAGCTCTGTGTCTAGACAGAAGCCCAAGGTATTAAGTTGTGCACAAGTTAATTAG